CAGCCCCAAAAAGCCGCCCTCAAAGAGGTTGTTGCCAGTAGAATCTTTGCGGTTGACCCACCAGGTAAAGTTCATTAGCAGCTTGTGGAACATACTTTCCAAAAATGGGCGATCGCCCTTGCCGTGGTTCCGCGCCTTGTCGATCAGATACACCTGCCAAGTCGCCGTGCAGTGGACGGGCGGATTCACGTCGCTAAAGTTCCACTCATAGGCGGGAATTTGCCCATTGGGGTGCAGATAAACCTGATGGGTCATCAGCCGCAGTTGGTCTTTGGCAAACTCCATATCCACCGCCGCCAGCACCAGGGTATGGAACGCCAAATCCCACGCGGCAAACCAGGGATATTCCCACTTGTCGGGCATGGATAAGATATCTGCGCTCTCCAGATGAAACCACTCACGATTCCGTAAGGGAATCCGTACCTTGCAGTCGGGCGGCAAGATTTCGTCATGCAGCCAGGCCCGCACGGGGTAATAGTAATATTGCTTTGTCCAGAGCATTCCGGCGAACGCCTGCCGCATTATGTTCCGCTGGTCGTCTGACATGCTTGCAGGAATGATATCGGCATAGAACTCGTCTGCTTCGGTGATGCGAGTTTGCACGAGTTCGTCAAACGCCAGTCCAAATCCGAGTAGTTCTGGCTCTTGGGGGCGATCGCCCAGTTTTAGCTGGATCACCTCCGCGCCCCCGGCTGGAATCTCCAGGACATAGTGAAATGCCGCCTTAGTGCCCGTTTTCTCAGGATTGACCGCCTCCACGTCGCCGTTGATCACGTAGCGATGAAACGCATCTTTCACGTAGGGCGAGGCGTTGGGCAACCCAAACACGCGCTCTTGATTAGTTTCATTTTCGGTAAAGAGGGCGGAAACGGGGCGATCGCTATACAGGTAGCGCGTTCCCAGGTCTGGATGCAGAGCGGCGATCGCCTGCCCATTCAGTTGATGAAGGCGGGGCTTGGGCGGCGATTCGGGAAACCAGTCCCAGGTGTTGCGAAACCACAGGGTCGGCAAAACATGTAGCGTCGCCGCTTCAGGCCCGCGATTTTCCACCGTGATTCTGATCAGCAGTTCCTCTGGGGTCGCCTTGGCGTATTCCACAAACACATCAAAATAGCGCTGCTCATCAAATATGCCCGTGTCAATCAGCTCGTATTCCAATTCCAGGCGGCTGCGGTGGCAATTGGTCTGCACCAGATCCTCGTAGGGAAAGGCTGCCTGCGGATATTTGTAGAGAAACTTCATATAGGAATGCGTCGGCGTGCTGTCGAGATAGAAGTAATACTCCTTCACGTCTTCGCCGTGATTCCCTTCGCTGTTGGTCAGCCCAAACAGCCGCTCTTTCAAAATCGCGTCCTGCCCGTTCCACAGCGCCAGCCCAAAGCAAACCTGCTGCCGATCGTCGGAAATGCCGCCTAGCCCGTCTTCGCCCCAGCGATAGGCCCGCGATCGCGCCTGGTCGTGGCTGAAATAGCCCCACGCATCCCCCGTCTGGCTATAGTCTTCGCGCACCGTGCCCCACTGTCGCTCGCTGAGATAAGGTCCCCATTTTTTCCAAGCGGAAATTTTCGCGTTGGCGGCATCGAGCCGCTGGGCTTCAGCTTTAGAAGAGTGGTTGGAAGAGTGGGATGTCATGCCGCTGCTCCTGTAAAGGTCACTATGCAACAGGTAATCTGTGTGTGTAATTTGGGTAGAGATTGTAGCGTATCCTTCCTATGAGGAGAAATGTCGCCCAACACCCAGCGCCACAAAAAAATATGACGTTCCTCCCCCACTTCTGCCGACAGATACTAGGGTGGTATACAGCTAGACTTCGCCGCGAGTCGCGATTGTTATATCTGTACAAAGTTATCTGTACGAATTGGCAGAACAGCTTGGCGAAGCTGGCGGAAGGATTCAATGGGGCGATCGCTCGATCAATGGGGCGATCGCACCCTGCCCCGACAGCGCAAGATGCCCAACGCAACGCAATTGACGAGCTTTTTGGGATTTTTACCCCGAACCGAGGTTTTTATGGTTTCTACGACAGAAAAGTTAATCCACTACCCGATGGTAATTGGCGAAGAGCTAGTCAGCAGCGGCAGCCAGGACTTGATCGACCCTGCCACGGGCGAAGTCTTTGCAACCGCGGCGATGGGCACCACCGCAGACGTAGATCGGGCCGTGGCAGCGGCGAAAGCGGCTCAACCCGGTTGGGCTGCGCTGTCCTACGGCGAGCGCTGCGCCGCCATGATGAAATTTGCCGACCTGCTGGAAGCCAAGAGCGAGGAACTCTCCCACCTAGAAAGCAAGAACGCGGGCAAGGCGCTGAAGCTGACGATTAACGGCGATATTCCCTTCTCGGTTGACAATATTCGCTATTTTGCGTCGGTGGTGCGGCGGCAAGAGGGCGCGGCCGCTGGGGAGTATGTCGGCGGCT
The Thermoleptolyngbya sichuanensis A183 DNA segment above includes these coding regions:
- a CDS encoding MGH1-like glycoside hydrolase domain-containing protein yields the protein MTSHSSNHSSKAEAQRLDAANAKISAWKKWGPYLSERQWGTVREDYSQTGDAWGYFSHDQARSRAYRWGEDGLGGISDDRQQVCFGLALWNGQDAILKERLFGLTNSEGNHGEDVKEYYFYLDSTPTHSYMKFLYKYPQAAFPYEDLVQTNCHRSRLELEYELIDTGIFDEQRYFDVFVEYAKATPEELLIRITVENRGPEAATLHVLPTLWFRNTWDWFPESPPKPRLHQLNGQAIAALHPDLGTRYLYSDRPVSALFTENETNQERVFGLPNASPYVKDAFHRYVINGDVEAVNPEKTGTKAAFHYVLEIPAGGAEVIQLKLGDRPQEPELLGFGLAFDELVQTRITEADEFYADIIPASMSDDQRNIMRQAFAGMLWTKQYYYYPVRAWLHDEILPPDCKVRIPLRNREWFHLESADILSMPDKWEYPWFAAWDLAFHTLVLAAVDMEFAKDQLRLMTHQVYLHPNGQIPAYEWNFSDVNPPVHCTATWQVYLIDKARNHGKGDRPFLESMFHKLLMNFTWWVNRKDSTGNNLFEGGFLGLDNIGVFDRSAPLPTGGTLEQADGTGWMAMFCLDMLSIALELSAENQVYEELACKFYEHFMYIAGSMDRIGQNDDELWDEEDGFYYDVLQFPNGYSTRLKVRSMVGLIPLFASSVFDDSILKKLPVFAAHVARFTQEYAKHLDNLSDPRKLGVAGRHLLSPVSEDKLRRILQRMLDESEFLSDYGIRALSRYHKDHPYLFNVGSTSYRVDYEPAESSTNLFGGNSNWRGPVWMPVNSLVTQSLRKMYAYYGDDFKAECPTGSGNWLTLWDIANEIDLRLSRIFLRNEQGERPVYGETSIFQNDPHWRDLILFYEYFHGDNGAGIGASHQTGWTGLVARLMTMPLTKNPQEVLEHGFLTVTLDKQSIV